In a single window of the Phycisphaerales bacterium genome:
- a CDS encoding protein-tyrosine-phosphatase, with protein sequence MYPALQSFLSARGGEFDQISVPRQERLREFAREITRQLTSGEPGRLNFICTHNSRRSHMAQLWATVAAAHFHVARIHTYSGGTEATAFNPRAVAALQRAGFQVVRTTEDANPIYHVRFAEEIPPLTCFSKVFDQAPNPRENYIAVLVCSEADASCPAVAGASTRIALPYDDPKIADDTPAEAARYDERCAQIAREMLFVFAEIHAARQ encoded by the coding sequence ATGTATCCAGCGCTGCAGAGCTTCCTATCTGCCCGCGGAGGCGAATTCGACCAGATCTCCGTCCCGCGCCAGGAACGCCTTCGTGAATTCGCGCGGGAGATCACGCGCCAGCTCACGAGCGGGGAACCCGGCCGACTCAACTTCATCTGCACGCATAACTCGCGGCGCAGCCACATGGCGCAGCTTTGGGCCACGGTCGCGGCCGCCCACTTCCATGTAGCACGGATCCACACTTACTCCGGCGGCACCGAGGCCACCGCATTCAACCCACGCGCCGTGGCAGCGCTGCAACGGGCGGGGTTCCAGGTGGTCCGAACCACGGAGGATGCAAACCCGATCTACCATGTGCGGTTCGCCGAAGAGATTCCCCCGCTGACGTGTTTCTCGAAGGTCTTCGATCAGGCCCCCAATCCGCGGGAGAACTACATAGCCGTCCTGGTGTGCTCGGAGGCGGACGCGAGTTGCCCGGCGGTTGCAGGCGCATCCACCCGCATCGCACTGCCCTACGACGATCCGAAAATTGCCGATGACACGCCGGCCGAGGCAGCCCGTTACGATGAGCGCTGTGCACAG
- a CDS encoding fused MFS/spermidine synthase gives MRPLHGYAIAISTGAFLLFLVQPLIGKYVLPWFGGGPEVWSACLLFFQTLLLAGYTYAHLSARYIPPAWQALVHFVLLLAATLTLPMIPAAHWQPPDSSLPILRILLLLTATIGLPYFVLAATSPLMQSWYTRTYVQAVPYRLYALSNAASLAALACYPFLLEPLLPRVQQAHAWSLGWGVFALASAYCAFMMWRSTVRGSIPAAPGRKVSASQASDAQSVLTAAARLLWLGLPAGATTVLLATTNVICLDLAATPFLWLLPLGLYLLSFILCFDHERWYARRYFLGVFIVGVLAALWLVANPGVLPIGAQIVIHLGTLFACCMVCHGELYRLRPAASGLTAYYLTIAAGGALGGLCVAVLAPLLLSSYVDLHLGLLACGLFVLLADRSPVLRERRIWYGALIVVAGLGVALVEQGVLGTRHRDVLAQVRNFYGVLAVKERDAGNPVLHRRLLTHGTTIHGVQFLAPERRAEATAYYRPDSGVGRAWTHLAERPALRVGVVGLGVGTLATYGRADDLLRFYEINPEVTRLAHAYFTYLADTAAAVEIVHGDARLSLQREPAQHYDLLALDAFSSDAVPLHLLTREAFELYLRHLADDGILAVHISTQYLDLESVVLRLADHFGLSAALIISPGDELRALQSSSWVLMARRAELLEAPLIRTAVVRPPRDFRRVSLWTDDHVNLWQVLGR, from the coding sequence TTGCGTCCGCTCCACGGCTATGCCATTGCCATTTCCACCGGGGCCTTCCTGCTCTTTCTCGTTCAGCCGTTGATCGGCAAGTACGTTCTGCCTTGGTTTGGCGGTGGGCCAGAGGTCTGGAGTGCCTGCCTGCTCTTCTTTCAAACGCTGCTGCTCGCAGGTTATACCTATGCCCACCTCAGCGCTCGTTACATCCCTCCGGCCTGGCAGGCCCTGGTCCACTTCGTCTTGCTTCTGGCTGCCACACTTACCCTGCCAATGATCCCCGCGGCCCACTGGCAGCCGCCGGACAGTTCCCTTCCGATCCTGCGCATCCTGTTGCTGCTCACCGCGACCATCGGTCTACCCTACTTCGTACTGGCGGCCACATCCCCGTTGATGCAGAGCTGGTACACCCGCACATACGTCCAAGCGGTACCGTACCGACTGTACGCCCTTTCCAACGCGGCCTCGCTCGCGGCACTGGCATGCTACCCTTTCCTGCTGGAGCCGCTGCTGCCCCGGGTACAGCAGGCCCACGCATGGTCGCTTGGCTGGGGGGTCTTCGCGCTTGCATCGGCTTACTGCGCTTTCATGATGTGGCGCAGCACGGTTCGCGGTTCGATACCGGCCGCACCAGGCCGAAAGGTGTCTGCCTCCCAGGCGTCAGACGCACAGTCGGTCCTCACCGCCGCCGCGCGGCTGCTCTGGCTCGGATTGCCAGCCGGCGCAACGACCGTGCTGCTTGCGACCACCAATGTAATCTGTCTTGATCTGGCTGCGACTCCGTTCCTGTGGCTGCTGCCGTTGGGACTGTACCTGTTGTCGTTCATTCTGTGCTTCGATCATGAGCGCTGGTATGCGCGAAGGTACTTCCTGGGCGTGTTCATCGTGGGTGTGCTTGCCGCGCTCTGGCTGGTGGCCAATCCGGGGGTGTTGCCGATCGGCGCACAGATCGTGATTCATCTGGGCACGCTGTTCGCATGCTGCATGGTGTGTCATGGAGAACTTTACCGGCTGCGGCCGGCCGCGAGCGGCCTGACGGCGTACTACCTCACAATCGCGGCGGGCGGCGCGCTCGGGGGCCTGTGTGTAGCGGTGTTAGCGCCGCTGCTCCTCAGCAGCTATGTCGACCTGCACCTTGGGCTGCTGGCATGCGGCTTGTTCGTCCTGCTGGCCGACCGCAGCCCGGTACTGCGTGAACGGCGGATCTGGTACGGGGCGCTCATCGTGGTGGCGGGTCTGGGGGTTGCGCTGGTAGAGCAAGGTGTGCTCGGAACCCGGCACCGCGATGTACTCGCGCAGGTCCGGAACTTCTACGGCGTCCTCGCGGTGAAGGAGCGCGACGCGGGGAATCCAGTGTTGCATCGCCGCCTGCTGACGCACGGAACCACGATTCACGGAGTGCAGTTCCTCGCGCCGGAGCGCCGCGCTGAAGCGACGGCCTACTACCGTCCGGACAGCGGCGTCGGGCGCGCGTGGACGCACCTGGCTGAGCGGCCGGCACTGCGCGTTGGGGTGGTTGGGCTGGGTGTGGGCACACTCGCCACGTACGGGCGTGCGGATGACCTGCTGCGCTTCTACGAGATCAACCCGGAGGTGACGCGGCTCGCGCATGCGTACTTCACCTACCTGGCGGACACGGCCGCGGCAGTGGAGATTGTGCATGGGGATGCGCGTTTGAGTCTGCAGCGCGAGCCGGCCCAGCATTATGACTTGTTGGCGCTGGATGCCTTCTCGAGCGACGCGGTACCGCTGCACCTGCTGACGCGCGAGGCGTTCGAGCTCTACCTGCGTCATCTCGCGGACGACGGTATTCTGGCTGTGCACATCTCGACGCAGTACCTCGATCTCGAGTCGGTTGTGCTGCGTCTGGCGGACCATTTCGGCTTGTCGGCGGCATTGATCATCTCGCCGGGTGACGAACTGCGGGCTCTGCAATCGTCGAGCTGGGTGCTGATGGCGCGGCGTGCAGAGTTGCTGGAGGCGCCGCTCATCCGCACCGCCGTCGTGCGACCGCCGCGGGACTTCCGCCGTGTGTCCCTGTGGACGGACGACCATGTGAACCTCTGGCAGGTGCTGGGGCGTTGA
- the nrdR gene encoding transcriptional repressor NrdR, whose translation MRCPFCKEDNDKVIDSRSSDGGRCIRRRRKCLQCRRRFTTYERVEDSIKLAVIKRDGSRVPYDRSSIQKGIVAAAYKRPISSVQIEQVVDEVEEYVVSTFEKEVSSQTIGEKIAEVLRRVDKVAYVRFASVYRQFEDVGEFINEVQDVIERSASDIPGQQDLFEGEAGQ comes from the coding sequence ATGCGGTGTCCGTTCTGCAAGGAAGACAACGACAAGGTGATCGACTCGCGGTCGTCGGACGGCGGGCGATGCATCCGGCGTCGGCGGAAATGCCTGCAATGTCGGCGGCGCTTCACGACGTACGAGCGCGTCGAGGACTCGATCAAGCTGGCCGTCATCAAGCGCGACGGCTCACGTGTGCCCTACGACCGGAGCAGCATCCAGAAAGGCATCGTGGCAGCGGCGTACAAGCGGCCGATTTCCTCCGTGCAGATCGAGCAGGTCGTGGATGAGGTGGAGGAGTACGTCGTTTCGACCTTTGAAAAGGAAGTATCAAGCCAGACCATTGGTGAGAAGATTGCGGAAGTGCTGCGGCGAGTGGACAAAGTCGCGTACGTGCGGTTCGCCAGTGTGTATCGGCAGTTCGAGGATGTGGGCGAGTTCATCAACGAGGTGCAAGACGTAATCGAGCGGTCGGCCAGCGACATTCCCGGTCAGCAGGACCTATTTGAAGGGGAAGCGGGCCAGTGA
- a CDS encoding MBL fold metallo-hydrolase, translated as MAPRLAEFVHDDLRLVGSSLAGEETFVVAPELNLTFDLGRAPRETLAVDHVFLSHGHMDHAAGVAYYFSQRMFIDNRPGSLYAPAPLLEPIQRLLRVWADIDGHEPPANLYPAEPGVDVELRRNLVVRPFLVNHPCRRHDGSRVDGLGYAAIEVRHKLIDEYQQLAGPQLVELKRQGVEITRRVELPLVAYCGDTAPGDFLALDYVRNARILLLECTFIEGEDRRRARAGNHLHISDLRAVVARLNNERIVLIHLSRRTALATARRALLRELGEQDSERVSFLMEHRPRGRRRTMGPDAGLPPGAGDEQP; from the coding sequence ATGGCGCCCCGTTTGGCCGAATTCGTGCACGACGACCTTCGCCTCGTCGGCTCCTCGCTGGCCGGGGAGGAGACCTTTGTCGTCGCCCCCGAGCTCAACCTGACCTTTGATCTAGGTCGCGCACCCCGCGAAACCCTCGCCGTGGACCATGTGTTCCTCTCCCACGGACACATGGATCACGCCGCCGGTGTGGCCTATTACTTCTCCCAGCGGATGTTCATCGACAACCGTCCCGGATCACTCTACGCACCCGCGCCGCTGCTCGAACCCATTCAGCGGCTCTTGCGCGTCTGGGCGGACATCGACGGCCACGAACCCCCTGCCAATCTGTATCCCGCCGAACCGGGTGTGGATGTCGAATTACGGCGTAACCTCGTTGTCCGCCCGTTCCTGGTGAATCACCCCTGCCGGCGCCATGACGGGTCCCGCGTGGATGGGCTGGGCTACGCGGCCATCGAGGTCCGTCACAAGCTGATCGACGAATACCAGCAACTCGCCGGGCCGCAATTGGTTGAACTTAAACGGCAGGGCGTCGAGATTACGCGTCGTGTCGAGCTCCCGCTGGTGGCCTACTGTGGTGACACGGCTCCGGGTGACTTTCTCGCCCTGGACTACGTCCGCAACGCCCGCATACTGCTGCTGGAATGCACGTTCATCGAGGGCGAGGACCGTCGCCGGGCACGCGCCGGCAACCACCTTCATATCAGTGATTTGCGCGCAGTGGTGGCCCGGCTGAATAACGAGCGCATCGTATTGATTCACTTGTCTCGACGAACCGCGCTGGCAACGGCGCGCCGGGCACTGCTGCGCGAACTGGGGGAGCAGGACAGCGAGCGCGTCAGTTTTCTCATGGAGCACCGACCACGAGGCCGCCGCCGGACCATGGGGCCGGACGCCGGACTGCCGCCGGGCGCGGGTGACGAGCAACCGTGA
- the lipA gene encoding lipoyl synthase — translation MPLPLVQRSERERRLPPWLKRPLPAGDAMLQTRKLINGLKLNTVCVEARCPNLTECWSRRTATFMILGDRCTRRCRFCAVSTAKPDPPDPREPERLAEAAEHLRLRHVVITSVARDDLPDEGAGHFAECITAVRARLPEVTIEVLTPDFKARPELVRTVAAAAPEVFNHNIETTAALHRVVRPQAKYARSLETLRLAKLLRPDLKTKSGVMVGLGETPAELLQVFRDLRSVNCDLLTVGQYLKPSSGDAHAPVARFYTPEEFDQLGAAAKELGFAAVASGPFVRSSYFAETLYDQTDGDRAGPTL, via the coding sequence ATGCCCCTGCCCTTGGTACAGCGCTCGGAGCGTGAGCGCCGCCTGCCACCTTGGCTGAAACGCCCACTGCCGGCCGGCGATGCCATGCTCCAGACGCGCAAGTTGATCAACGGCCTGAAGCTCAACACGGTCTGCGTCGAGGCGCGCTGCCCGAACCTGACCGAGTGCTGGTCACGCCGCACGGCCACCTTCATGATCCTCGGTGACCGCTGCACGCGCCGGTGCCGATTCTGTGCGGTCAGCACCGCCAAGCCGGACCCCCCCGACCCGCGGGAGCCGGAGCGGCTGGCAGAAGCTGCGGAGCACCTGCGCCTGCGGCATGTGGTCATCACTTCGGTGGCGCGGGATGACCTGCCGGACGAGGGTGCGGGGCACTTTGCCGAGTGCATCACGGCGGTGCGGGCACGCCTGCCGGAGGTCACCATCGAGGTGCTGACACCCGACTTCAAGGCCCGGCCCGAGCTCGTCCGCACGGTGGCCGCGGCCGCACCCGAGGTCTTCAACCACAACATCGAGACCACCGCGGCACTCCACCGGGTGGTGCGCCCGCAGGCGAAATACGCGCGCTCCCTCGAGACTCTGCGTCTGGCCAAGCTGCTGCGCCCCGACCTGAAGACCAAAAGCGGCGTGATGGTCGGTCTGGGGGAGACACCGGCGGAGTTGCTGCAGGTTTTTCGTGATCTGCGCAGCGTGAATTGTGACCTGCTCACGGTGGGGCAGTATCTCAAGCCGTCATCCGGCGATGCGCATGCGCCTGTCGCGCGGTTCTACACCCCCGAGGAATTCGATCAGCTCGGTGCTGCTGCGAAGGAACTGGGTTTTGCTGCCGTGGCCAGCGGCCCGTTCGTACGCAGCAGCTACTTTGCCGAGACCCTTTATGACCAGACCGATGGGGATCGTGCGGGTCCCACGCTCTAA
- a CDS encoding alpha/beta hydrolase, translated as MTRPMGIVRVPRSKHRCDPQTPASAPEPHPFTGLLCHCYRGPRVGRRLNHPAHALWGLALLLVGCSAYPREKFELQIPPALGTMPGPDAEFGEVEVLFATDRQPRPERDRPDFGPQRGRRLSYGYGLVSIPREHYRGRLVEHGFGPGDPRRAVVLQSVTVLHDARRGRDAEAFWQRLRERVAHSPRREVAVLVHGFATTFEETIQTAAQVAHDVRFDGVPIVYSWSTQGSVLSYLVDGANAEWTAPYFADFLDQLVRDSGAERIHLCAHSMGARVVVRSIRDYLTRVGWLPFASAEAADGRGRPFSQIILAAGDLDADIFERDYLPSLLVAAERLTLYISRSDRALNLSSHLNGFDRIGQRDLPHTDLQLLQRVDIVDVTDFDRDFFGHLYHSRSPRVLADIQAVLDQGDWRAECGVPDDEADSDAAQKQCRGLQRNFYYRLQPLGQ; from the coding sequence ATGACCAGACCGATGGGGATCGTGCGGGTCCCACGCTCTAAACACCGCTGCGATCCGCAAACACCGGCCAGCGCTCCGGAACCGCACCCTTTCACGGGGCTGCTCTGCCACTGCTACCGCGGCCCCCGAGTGGGCCGGCGCCTGAATCACCCTGCACACGCGCTCTGGGGTCTCGCCCTGCTTCTCGTCGGTTGCAGCGCTTACCCGCGCGAAAAGTTTGAGTTGCAGATTCCCCCCGCCCTCGGCACCATGCCGGGCCCGGATGCCGAGTTCGGAGAAGTCGAAGTGCTGTTCGCGACCGACCGACAGCCACGGCCTGAGCGGGACCGGCCGGATTTCGGCCCGCAGCGCGGACGGCGGCTTTCGTACGGTTATGGTTTGGTGAGTATCCCTCGAGAGCATTACCGCGGTCGCCTCGTGGAACACGGCTTCGGCCCTGGGGATCCCCGCCGAGCCGTTGTCCTCCAGTCCGTGACGGTGCTGCACGATGCCCGGCGCGGCCGCGACGCAGAGGCGTTCTGGCAGCGTCTCCGCGAACGCGTTGCACACTCACCACGACGCGAGGTCGCCGTACTCGTGCATGGCTTTGCAACCACCTTCGAGGAGACAATCCAAACCGCGGCCCAGGTCGCCCATGACGTCCGATTTGACGGTGTGCCGATCGTGTACAGTTGGTCGACACAGGGCTCGGTCTTGAGCTACCTGGTGGATGGCGCGAACGCCGAATGGACCGCACCATACTTCGCTGATTTCCTCGATCAACTCGTGCGCGATAGCGGTGCGGAGCGTATTCACCTGTGCGCTCACAGCATGGGGGCGCGCGTCGTGGTGCGCAGCATCCGCGACTACCTGACGCGGGTTGGCTGGCTCCCCTTTGCCAGCGCGGAGGCCGCCGACGGGCGCGGCCGACCATTCAGCCAGATCATTCTCGCCGCCGGCGACCTCGATGCGGACATTTTCGAGCGGGACTACCTGCCATCACTGCTCGTCGCGGCCGAGCGCTTGACCCTCTACATCTCGCGGAGTGACCGCGCCCTGAATCTCTCCAGCCACCTGAACGGGTTTGATCGTATCGGGCAGCGTGATCTACCCCACACGGATCTCCAGTTGCTGCAGCGCGTCGACATCGTGGATGTGACCGATTTCGACCGCGATTTCTTCGGCCATCTCTACCACAGCCGCAGCCCGCGTGTACTGGCCGACATCCAGGCGGTGCTCGACCAGGGCGACTGGCGCGCGGAATGCGGCGTGCCGGACGACGAGGCCGACAGCGATGCCGCGCAAAAGCAGTGTCGTGGTCTGCAACGCAATTTCTATTACCGCCTGCAACCCCTGGGGCAGTGA